The Lactuca sativa cultivar Salinas chromosome 2, Lsat_Salinas_v11, whole genome shotgun sequence genome includes a window with the following:
- the LOC111888739 gene encoding uncharacterized protein LOC111888739, producing MEVVSAIIGPIVESLIVPAKQQLGYLFSSTKHVRGMNTILRQLDGASRDVKKQMDENNINNLEIPDRVPGWLEEVEKIKEDAQRISSTGNGCFSMKMRYQEGKKAFKITEEMACLIDENSKIIWRNTQKPLGKVNSKNASTSARLDGDAHNHFKSREKIFNDALGFLQQDHKIQMIAICGMGGVGKTTMMEQLKRTTEDKKMFDYIVKVVIGQKINMFSVQQAVAEYMGQSLTETSKTARADHLRMSFGNLPEGKRKVLVILDDIWEPIELKDMGLTPLPNGFKLLLTSRSEYICNKIAIEAESDLTLVRVDVMEELEAQNFFWQIAGVSKQYDRELNQIGSDIVRRCGFLPLAIKLIATTLKSQEAFVWRNTFQRLKKNNIDKNVQEIVEISYNHIKEEEEKSIFLLCGLFPDDFNIQIEDLTRYAWGLQLLEEVSTLADARDRTMTCVNNLTNANLLIDGDYIGDVKMHDLVLAFVLGKVSKGDLPWMINHDDTFKCSAVGMSESCKSISITCTGMSEFPRDFRYPNVSLLRLTDGEESLSFSEDFYERMENLEVVAYEKMQYPLFPRSLQCSTKLRTLLLDQCMLMFDCSVIGELLNLEVLSFADSGVRKLPYTIGYLKKLKLLDLTGCVNLRIDDGVLKNLVNLEELYMSVDNENAIRFTDGNREELAECSKHLSALEVEFFDTNSMPENMFFVKLKNFKISVGRNIQDDTGLNMHTSRNTLMLLTNKDELLESRVYELFEKTEMLYLEVEGMNDIEEILVESVHCHSQSFNNLTILDVFNCENLRYLFTVPMANGLMKLERLTVSQCPVMEALVNSENGGDGVIKFQKLKILFLDELPELVGLCNTVNIIELPQLEELRLDGLPNFTSIYPDNTSATSSMFSNVSANQPFLNKEVLIPKLKILKIYGMNNLKEIWPYQFDTSDEVNACMLREIEVNRCDKIVNLFPRNPLSFLRYLKELFVSECGNIEVLFNIDTSCVGEIEEYNSNLRHIHVQNLGKLKELWRRKGESSSDILIRSFQSVRMIKIEECENFVNVFTPTITSSHLRTLMNISVDGRRRWEERSRNIEFVEKSQEINVIPKVEISDVYGSKADIEFSVHPKPTLNQLEKLDILDCKEVEVVFEIESSSTSRDLTTTWHNQQPVLLPSLKLLWLRNMEKLSHVWKCNRNKLVIPQNQTESSFHNLTTIYMSNCNNIKYLFSPLMGKLLPSLKEIILKYCDGIEEVVSNRYDEIDEMDTSISSHTSTSFPHLERLELHFLPSLKSINGGNVRGRSRSFGITSGTTITTTSINDRFNCSEVGGVTSWFLCQYSKKIYIRNCGALPMGFPYCVSGQLHKLEELIISRCESMMEVFESEGVNKDGVHSTNVGDDDTCTTTMTLPRSANMTLLQLPNLTVLKIYGCKLLEHIFTSYALEGLKQLKEFTVEECRTMRVIVKEDGEHTKASKVISFPRLKSLTLANLPNVNGFFLGMNEFRWPSLEKVKMYGCPQLMILTSGHSVAPKLTHIHTGVGKHSLACGLNFHLSNATDKHTLSSTPNMIKPLLYSWCFPNTTNLVQFPWSFSNLVEVDAQSDDKFLRSRISFTCNELLNLKNLEKLHMVGVNEMITLVEEVFEVVERKNADENLETQSVVVFEKLKNVILENLFNLSHIWKTNRWIVLSFPNLTTVSVTACPLLGHVFTCCMVGSLLQLQELHISDCEKMDVIVKQVEGSEARLAKVVFPCLKSITLHNLPNVKGFCLGKEDFLWPSLDTLEIKDCPKVTVFTCGQSTTPELKLINATFGLCHATEDPNSFIRTKQEEGWQF from the exons ATGGAGGTTGTATCTGCAATCATTGGTCCTATTGTTGAATCTCTAATTGTTCCAGCCAAGCAACAACTGGGATATCTCTTTTCCTCCACAAAACATGTCAGGGGCATGAATACTATACTGAGGCAACTCGATGGTGCAAGCCGTGATGTCAAAAAGCAAATGGACGAAAACAATATAAATAATCTAGAGATACCTGATCGTGTACCGGGTTGGTTGGAAGAGGTCGAAAAGATTAAAGAAGATGCTCAACGCATTTCAAGTACTGGCAATGGATGTTTTAGCATGAAAATGCGGTACCAAGAAGGAAAGAAAGCATTCAAGATTACAGAGGAGATGGCATGTCTGATTGATGAAAATAGTAAGATAATTTGGAGGAATACTCAAAAACCTCTTGGGAAAGTAAACTCTAAAAACGCATCCACTTCTGCACGGTTGGATGGTGATGCCCATAATCACTTCAAATCCAGAGAGAAGATCTTCAATGATGCGCTTGGGTTCCTTCAACAAGATCATAAAATCCAAATGATAGCCATATGTGGAATGGGTGGCGTGGGGAAAACCACAATGATGGAACAACTGAAAAGGACTACAGAAGATAAGAAAATGTTTGATTATATTGTGAAGGTGGTTATTGGGCAAAAGATTAACATGTTTTCTGTTCAGCAAGCTGTAGCAGAATATATGGGCCAATCTCTTACCGAAACAAGTAAAACAGCAAGAGCAGATCATCTTCGTATGTCATTTGGGAATCTTCCAGAAGGTAAAAGAAAGGTTTTAGTGATATTAGATGATATATGGGAGCCAATTGAACTCAAAGATATGGGACTAACTCCTTTGCCCAATGGCTTCAAGTTGCTGCTGACATCACGATCTGAATATATTTGCAATAAAATTGCAATAGAAGCTGAGTCGGATTTGACACTAGTTAGAGTGGATGTCATGGAGGAGTTGGAAGCACAGAATTTCTTTTGGCAGATCGCAGGCGTTTCAAAACAATATGATAGGGAGCTCAATCAAATAGGAAGTGATATCGTGAGAAGATGTGGGTTTTTGCCCCTTGCCATCAAACTCATTGCAACAACCCTTAAATCTCAAGAAGCGTTTGTATGGAGAAATACCTTTCAACGTTTAAAGAAAAACAATATTGATAAGAATGTGCAAGAGATTGTTGAGATAAGCTATAACCATATAAAAGAAGAGGAGGAAAAATCGATATTTTTGCTGTGTGGCTTGTTTCCAGATGATTTTAACATTCAAATCGAGGATCTAACAAGATATGCATGGGGCCTGCAATTGTTAGAAGAAGTTTCTACTTTGGCAGATGCTAGAGACAGGACAATGACATGTGTGAACAATCTCACAAATGCAAATTTGTTGATAGATGGCGATTACATTGGGGATGTTAAAATGCATGATCTTGTGCTTGCTTTTGTGCTAGGTAAAGTTTCTAAAGGTGACCTTCCATGGATGATTAACCATGATGATACTTTTAAGTGTAGTGCAGTCGGAATGAGTGAGTCCTGCAAAAGTATATCTATTACTTGCACGGGTATGTCTGAATTCCCTAGAGACTTCCGGTACCCAAACGTATCTCTTTTGAGACTTACGGATGGAGAAGAATCGCTTAGTTTTTCTGAAGATTTTTATGAAAGAATGGAAAATCTTGAAGTTGTAGCATATGAAAAAATGCAGTATCCGTTGTTTCCCAGATCACTTCAATGCTCCACCAAGCTACGGACACTCCTTCTTGATCAATGCATGTTGATGTTTGATTGCTCTGTTATCGGAGAGCTCTTGAATTTGGAAGTGCTCAGTTTTGCTGATTCTGGTGTCAGAAAGTTACCATACACAATAGGATATTTGAAGAAGTTAAAGCTATTGGATTTGACGGGTTGTGTCAATCTTCGTATTGATGATGGTGTCTTGAAAAACTTGGTCAACCTTGAAGAGCTTTATATGAGCGTGGACAATGAAAATGCTATTAGATTCACAGATGGAAATCGTGAGGAACTAGCAGAATGCTCAAAGCACCTTTCTGCATTGGAAGTTGAGTTCTTTGACACCAATAGTATGCCCGAGAATATGTTTTTTGTGAAACTCAAAAATTTCAAGATTTCTGTGGGACGTAATATACAGGATGATACAGGCTTAAACATGCACACGTCTAGAAACACGTTGATGTTGCTCACCAATAAAGATGAGCTATTGGAGTCTAGAGTGTATGAGTTGTTTGAGAAAACTGAGATGCTTTATTTGGAGGTGGAAGGTATGAATGATATTGAAGAAATTTTAGTGGAATCTGTTCATTGTCATTCACAGTCATTTAATAATTTAACAATCCTAGATGTTTTTAATTGTGAAAACTTGAGATACCTCTTCACAGTCCCCATGGCAAATGGTTTGATGAAGCTTGAGCGCCTCACCGTTTCACAGTGCCCTGTTATGGAAGCACTGGTAAATAGTGAGAATGGTGGAGATGGGGTAATTAAGTTTCAGAAGCTAAAGATTCTATTTTTGGATGAGCTACCAGAGTTGGTAGGTCTTTGCAACACTGTTAATATAATTGAGCTGCCACAGTTGGAGGAGTTGAGGCTTGATGGCCTTCCTAATTTCACTAGCATTTACCCTGATAATACATCTGCAACATCTTCTATGTTTAGTAACGTTTCTGCAAATCAACCATTCCTGAACAAAGAG GTGTTGATTCCTAAGTTGaagatattgaaaatctatggtATGAATAACCTGAAAGAGATATGGCCTTATCAATTTGATACTAGTGACGAAGTTAATGCCTGCATGTTGAGAGAGATTGAAGTGAACAGATGCGATAAGATCGTTAATCTGTTCCCAAGAAATCCGTTGTCGTTTCTGCGTTATCTGAAAGAGCTTTTTGTTTCTGAATGTGGAAACATTGAAGTGTTATTTAACATCGACACGAGTTGTGTCGGTGAAATTGAAGAATATAATAGCAACTTGAGACACATCCATGTACAAAATTTGGGGAAGCTCAAAGAGTTGTGGAGGAGGAAAGGTGAAAGTAGCTCTGATATCCTCATTCGTAGCTTTCAATCTGTAAGGATGATTAAAATAGAAGAGTGTGAAAACTTTGTAAACGTATTCACGCCTACCATCACCAGTTCTCATTTGAGAACACTTATGAATATAAGTGTGGATGGTAGGAGACGTTGGGAAGAAAGAAGCAGAAACATTGAATTCGTAGAAAAAAGCCAAGAG ATTAATGTTATACCCAAGGTAGAGATTTCAGACGTGTATGGTAGTAAAGCTGACATTGAATTCTCAGTTCATCCCAAACCTACTCTTAATCAGCTTGAAAAGCTTGACATATTGGATTGTAAGGAGGTTGAAGTGGTGTTTGAGATAGAGAGTTCCAGTACTAGCAGAGATTTGACAACAACTTGGCATAATCAACAACCTGTACTACTTCCCTCCCTCAAGCTTTTATGGTTAAGAAATATGGAGAAGTTGAGTCATGTGTGGAAGTGCAATCGGAACAAACTTGTAATTCCTCAAAACCAAACAGAATCCTCATTCCACAACCTCACAACCATATACATGTCTAATTGCAATAACATAAAGTACCTATTTTCACCTCTCATGGGTAAACTTCTTCCCAGCTTAAAGGAGATCATCCTAAAATATTGTGATGGTATTGAAGAAGTTGTTTCAAATAGATATGATGAAATTGATGAAATGGATACATCTATATCATCTCACACGAGTACTTCCTTCCCTCATCTTGAAAGACTCGAACTTCATTTTCTGCCATCCCTAAAGAGCATCAATGGAGGTAATGTGAGGGGGAGGAGCAGGAGCTTTGGAATCACCTCTGGTACTACAATCACAACCACTTCCATCAATGATCGGTTCAAT TGTTCTGAAGTTGGTGGTGTTACTTCTTGGTTCTTATGCCAATACTCCAAAAAGATATATATACGTAACTGTGGTGCCCTACCCATGGGGTTTCCATATTGTGTATCAGGACAACTGCATAAGCTGGAAGAGTTGATTATATCAAGATGTGAGTCAATGATGGAGGTATTTGAAAGTGAAGGGGTCAACAAAGATGGTGTTCATAGTACCAACGTTGGTGATGATGATACATGTACTACTACAATGACCCTTCCAAGGTCGGCAAATATGACTTTGCTTCAATTGCCCAACCTAACGGTATTGAAAATCTATGGCTGTAAACTTTTGGAACATATATTCACAAGTTACGCACTTGAAGGCCTCAAGCAACTCAAAGAATTCACGGTAGAAGAATGCAGAACAATGCGAGTGATTGTAAAGGAAGATGGAGAGCACACAAAAGCATCTAAAGTTATTTCATTCCCTCGTCTGAAGTCTCTTACACTTGCAAATTTACCAAATGTCAATGGTTTCTTTTTGGGGATGAATGAGTTTAGATGGCCATCATTGGAAAAGGTTAAGATGTATGGTTGCCCACAATTGATGATCCTCACCTCTGGTCACTCAGTCGCTCCAAAGCTCACTCACATTCATACAGGTGTAGGGAAGCATAGTCTCGCATGTGGCCTCAACTTTCATTTGTCAAATGCAACAGACAAG CATACTTTGAGCTCTACTCCAAATATGATAAAGCCACTTCTGTACTCTTGGTGTTTTCCAAATACGACAAACCTAGTTCAGTTCCCTTGGTCTTTTTCGAATTTAGTTGAAGTAGATGCACAGTCTGATGACAAATTTTTGAGAAGCCGCATAAGTTTTACATGCAACGAGTTGCTTAATCTGAAGAATCTTGAAAAGCTTCATATGGTTGGTGTCAATGAGATGATCACCTTAGTAGAGGAGGTATTTGAAGTAGTAGAAAGGAAAAATGCTGATGAGAATCTGGAAACACAATCTGTTGTGGTATTTGAGAAGCTAAAAAATGTGATTCTCGAGAATCTCTTCAACTTGAGTCATATTTGGAAAACCAATCGGTGGATTGTGTTGAGCTTTCCAAACCTTACAACGGTGTCTGTTACAGCATGTCCACTTCTTGGACACGTTTTCACGTGTTGTATGGTAGGTAGTTTATTACAGCTCCAAGAGCTACACATAAGTGATTGCGAGAAAATGGATGTGATTGTCAAGCAAGTTGAAGGTTCTGAAGCTAGACTTGCCAAGGTTGTGTTCCCTTGTCTAAAATCCATAACGCTTCACAATCTTCCTAATGTCAAGGGATTTTGCTTGGGGAAGGAAGATTTTCTGTGGCCATCATTAGATACTTTGGAAATTAAAGATTGTCCAAAAGTTACGGTTTTCACTTGTGGACAATCAACTACTCCGGAGCTAAAGTTAATAAATGCAACTTTTGGATTGTGTCATGCAACGGAAGAcccaaactcttttataaggaCCAAACAAGAAGAG GGATGGCAGTTCTAG